The following coding sequences lie in one Terriglobia bacterium genomic window:
- the lipB gene encoding lipoyl(octanoyl) transferase LipB has translation MKICALKKEGFAPDVLLLLEHPPVITLGRNGDWHNLVVAEETLKARGVSRYHVDRGGDITFHGPGQVVGYPLLKLERHEQDVHRYMRNLEETMIRTLAEYGIVARREEKLTGVWTDSGKICAMGVHISRWVTRHGFALNVNTDLSFYDLIVPCGLQGKQVTSMRAILGREVDLPAVEDRLTVHFGQVFGRQMVPASEKDLAAMNPNFTNLIP, from the coding sequence ATGAAGATCTGCGCACTCAAAAAAGAGGGATTTGCGCCGGACGTTCTACTGCTTCTGGAACATCCTCCGGTTATCACGCTCGGGCGCAACGGCGACTGGCACAACCTGGTGGTCGCGGAAGAGACATTGAAGGCAAGGGGCGTGAGCCGCTATCACGTGGATCGTGGCGGTGACATCACCTTCCACGGCCCCGGCCAAGTCGTCGGATACCCGCTCCTGAAGCTGGAGCGCCACGAACAGGATGTGCACCGCTATATGCGGAATCTCGAAGAAACGATGATCCGCACCCTGGCCGAGTACGGCATCGTGGCGCGCCGGGAGGAGAAGCTGACCGGCGTCTGGACGGATTCGGGTAAGATCTGCGCCATGGGCGTCCATATCAGCCGCTGGGTGACCAGGCACGGTTTCGCATTAAACGTGAACACGGACCTTTCTTTTTACGACCTGATTGTTCCCTGCGGTCTGCAGGGCAAACAGGTCACTTCGATGCGGGCAATTCTCGGACGGGAAGTGGACCTGCCGGCAGTCGAGGACAGGCTGACGGTGCATTTCGGGCAGGTTTTTGGACGGCAGATGGTTCCGGCGTCTGAAAAGGACCTTGCCGCAATGAACCCGAATTTCACGAACCTGATTCCATAG
- the lpdA gene encoding dihydrolipoyl dehydrogenase has protein sequence MNTESITFDVAVIGSGPGGYVAAIKGSQLGLKVALIEKYAKFGGTCLHWGCIPTKSLLYSAELYDKTLKGREFGILCKDIKLDFRLAVARKDKIVKKLAMGTAFLMKKNRITTFQGRGTITAPGTVQVEGATPAEVKARNIVIATGSEAMLLPGLELDGHAILTNKEILDIGSVPKSLLVVGAGAVGIEFASLFGRFGSDVTIVEMLPRILPLEDAEISGELHKLLSKRRIKVLTGSRLENMAVQDGKVVATVTVSGGEAQTIAAERALIAVGRRPVTEGIGLETLGVATINGRIPVGAHMETNVPGVFAIGDVVPTQQLAHLASHQGMLLMRHLAGENTVAINYDQVPNCTFCHPEVASVGLTEHDARDRGYDVVTSRFPFAAIGKASILSENDGFVKLVCDRKYNQILGVHMIGPHVTELIAEGTAALGLEATAEDLSHLIHAHPTVSEAVMEAAEAIYGAAIHF, from the coding sequence TTGAATACTGAATCCATCACTTTTGATGTGGCTGTCATCGGAAGCGGACCGGGTGGATACGTGGCGGCCATCAAGGGGAGCCAACTCGGGCTGAAAGTCGCCCTCATCGAAAAATATGCGAAGTTCGGCGGCACCTGCCTGCACTGGGGATGCATCCCGACCAAATCGCTGCTTTACAGCGCCGAGCTCTATGACAAAACGCTCAAGGGCAGGGAATTCGGCATCCTGTGCAAGGACATAAAGCTCGACTTCCGCCTGGCCGTGGCGCGCAAGGACAAGATTGTCAAGAAGCTGGCAATGGGAACGGCTTTCCTGATGAAGAAGAACCGAATAACGACCTTCCAAGGCAGGGGAACCATAACCGCGCCTGGAACCGTACAGGTTGAGGGCGCAACTCCTGCCGAGGTGAAAGCCCGAAATATCGTGATTGCCACCGGTTCCGAAGCGATGCTCCTTCCCGGTCTGGAGTTGGATGGGCACGCGATCTTGACGAATAAGGAAATACTGGATATCGGCAGTGTTCCCAAGTCATTGCTTGTGGTGGGTGCGGGTGCGGTCGGGATCGAGTTTGCCTCGTTGTTCGGGCGCTTCGGTTCCGACGTCACGATCGTCGAGATGCTCCCCCGCATCCTGCCGCTGGAGGACGCGGAGATTTCCGGGGAGTTGCATAAGCTGCTGTCCAAGAGGAGAATCAAGGTGTTGACCGGCTCGCGTCTGGAAAACATGGCCGTGCAGGATGGCAAGGTCGTTGCCACGGTGACGGTTTCAGGCGGTGAAGCGCAGACGATTGCGGCAGAAAGGGCTCTGATCGCCGTGGGACGCAGGCCGGTGACCGAGGGAATCGGCCTTGAAACCTTGGGCGTGGCCACCATAAATGGGCGCATCCCGGTCGGTGCTCATATGGAGACGAACGTGCCGGGCGTGTTCGCCATTGGGGATGTGGTGCCGACACAGCAATTGGCTCACCTTGCTTCTCATCAGGGAATGCTCCTCATGCGCCATCTGGCCGGTGAAAACACTGTTGCCATCAATTACGACCAGGTCCCGAACTGCACCTTCTGCCATCCCGAGGTGGCCAGCGTAGGGCTGACCGAGCACGATGCGCGTGACCGGGGTTACGATGTGGTAACGAGCAGATTTCCCTTTGCGGCTATCGGGAAAGCCTCGATTCTCAGCGAAAATGACGGCTTTGTGAAGCTGGTCTGCGACAGGAAGTACAATCAGATTCTTGGCGTCCACATGATTGGGCCGCATGTTACCGAACTCATCGCGGAAGGGACGGCCGCGCTGGGCCTAGAGGCCACAGCCGAGGACCTGTCCCACCTGATCCACGCCCATCCCACGGTCTCCGAAGCCGTTATGGAAGCGGCAGAGGCGATCTACGGGGCAGCGATCCACTTTTGA
- a CDS encoding XdhC/CoxI family protein — MAEDIYEEIVQIRRQGLRAALATVIVRKGSTPRRDAAKMLIYEDGRRTGSIGGGCTEAEVCREALAAMRCGKPQVLKFDLTGDDAEDGGMICGGSMEVYVEPILPDPTLVIFGAGHVGQRLAEIAKTIGFRIVVVDDRIKYANRERFPYAEALHVDGWEEAFRRLPVNESSYLLIVTRGHQYDLACLRYALKSPAKYIGLMGSARKVKLFFDALEKEGIAPEQFARVNSPVGIDIGSETPEEIAVSIAAQLIAVRKKKP, encoded by the coding sequence ATGGCCGAAGATATCTACGAGGAAATCGTCCAAATCCGTCGCCAGGGGCTTCGGGCTGCACTGGCAACCGTCATCGTGCGCAAGGGTTCCACCCCCCGCAGGGATGCTGCCAAAATGCTGATCTACGAAGACGGCCGGCGCACGGGAAGCATCGGGGGCGGATGCACGGAAGCGGAGGTCTGTCGTGAAGCCCTGGCGGCTATGAGGTGCGGGAAGCCACAAGTGCTGAAATTTGATCTGACCGGCGACGATGCGGAAGACGGCGGCATGATTTGCGGCGGAAGCATGGAGGTGTATGTGGAACCGATCCTTCCCGATCCAACCCTCGTCATTTTCGGGGCGGGTCACGTGGGCCAGCGTTTGGCGGAGATTGCGAAAACCATCGGGTTCCGCATCGTAGTGGTCGATGACCGTATTAAATACGCCAATCGCGAGCGATTTCCCTATGCCGAAGCCCTGCATGTGGATGGCTGGGAAGAGGCGTTCCGCCGGCTGCCCGTGAACGAGTCGTCATATCTGCTGATCGTGACCCGCGGCCACCAGTACGACCTGGCCTGCCTCCGCTACGCCCTTAAGTCGCCGGCAAAATACATTGGCCTGATGGGAAGTGCGCGAAAGGTCAAACTTTTCTTTGACGCGCTCGAAAAAGAGGGAATCGCCCCGGAGCAGTTCGCGCGTGTCAATTCCCCTGTGGGAATCGACATCGGGTCGGAAACGCCCGAGGAGATCGCCGTCAGCATTGCCGCCCAGTTGATCGCCGTCCGCAAGAAAAAACCTTAA